One window of the Megalops cyprinoides isolate fMegCyp1 chromosome 2, fMegCyp1.pri, whole genome shotgun sequence genome contains the following:
- the atp13a3 gene encoding probable cation-transporting ATPase 13A3 isoform X1: MEKDDLKIVNKGLEDEMEILGYKPCRWKMALVGVGVLATGGFLLLLLYWMPEWCVKSTCTRTTIREAEMVLLRSTDEFKRWFLAKVRVMLAPGRNPFDSLDSQTTPTVANGHTPHPSDSPPEDLIRKYAEYQPVQIRYFTLHSTKYYWNDAIQNFEVLMGLEDLGVTCSSVHSDHSAGLTRNLQDYRRLFFGVNEIAVKVPSVFKLLIKEVLNPFYIFQLFSVILWSADEYYYYAVAIVFMSVISIATSLYTIKKQYVMLHDMVSAHSIVRVSVCRANNEIEEAMSTDLVPGDVMVIPTNGTIMPCDAVLISGTCIVNESMLTGESVPVTKTNLPNLGHIVKGAEGDSVYSMEEHKRHTLFCGTNVIQTRFYSGELVKAVVVRTGFSTAKGQLVRSILYPKPTDFKLYRDAYLFLLCLVAVAGVGFVYSIVLSVMNKVPAKTIIIESLDIITITVPPALPAAMTAGIVYAQRRLKRIGIFCISPQRINICGQLNLVCFDKTGTLTEDGLDLWGIQRVESGRFRLSEENAYKESLVKSQFVACMATCHSLTKIEGQLSGDPLDLKMFEATGWILEEATEEETSLHNRIMPTVVRPPKQLLPEPAASPEQDMELYELSASYEIGIVRQFPFSSALQRMSVVARLLGEKRMDAYLKGAPEVVASLCKQETVPENFSEVLEDYTKQGFRVIALAHRRLESKLTWHKVQNVNRDHIETNMEFLGLIIMQNKLKAETPGVLEDLRRANIRTVMVTGDNMLTAISVARDCGMIPPQDRVIIADALPPKDGQAAKINWRYADNPIKQANKSAHLEEVEISFEEVDPREEPKLQEQYHFAMSGKSFAVITEHFQDLVQKLVLHGTVFARMAPDQKTQLVEALQSVDYFVGMCGDGANDCGALKRAHSGISLSELEASVASPFTSRTPNISCVPSLIREGRAALITSFCVFKFMALYSIIQYISVTLLYSILSNLGDFQFLFIDIAIILLIVFTMSLNPAWKELVPRRPPSGLISGPLLFSVLTQILICLGFQTLSFLWVRNQSWYEMWTPISDVCSISSNTTSSAHDNETELDDHNIKNYENTTLFYVSSFQYLIVAIVFSKGKPFRQPSYKNWPFLLSAFSLYVFLFFIMLHPVSAIDEFLEIVCVPFEWRLRMVIIIIGNAAVSVLMETLILDIVLWKLVFSRDKQGAYGATSAAQTPQTGIDLWGSKCLSWLCCRRRKSPKARYMHLAQELRVDPDWPPKPKTTTEAKAPPCPENGSYQIMSAS; this comes from the exons ATGGAGAAGGATGACCTGAAGATTGTGAACAAGGGGCTGGAGGATGAGATG GAGATCTTGGGGTATAAGCCATGCCGCTGGAAGATGGCTCTGGTGGGTGTAGGGGTGCTGGCCACGGGgggcttcctgctgctgctgctctacTGGATGCCTGAGTGGTGTGTGAAGAGCACCTGCACCCGGACCACCATCAGAGAGGCCGAGATGGTGCTGCTCAGATCCACT gatgAGTTTAAACGCTGGTTCCTCGCGAAGGTACGGGTGATGCTGGCCCCAGGGAGGAACCCATTCGACAGCCTGGATTCCCAGACCACCCCAACTGTGGCCAATggccacaccccccacccctccgaCAGCCCCCCAGAGGACCTCATCAGGAAGTATGCAGAGTACCAGCCCGTGCAG attCGTTACTTTACACTCCACAGCACAAAGTACTACTGGAATGATGCCATCCAGAATTTCGAAGTATTAAT GGGCTTAGAGGACCTTGGAGTGACCTGCTCCTCTGTCCATTCTGACCACAGCGCAGGCCTGACCAGAAACCTGCAAGACTACAG GAGACTGTTTTTTGGAGTGAATGAAATTGCAGTGAAAGTGCCTTCAGTATTCAAGCTGCTAATTAAAGAG GTCCTGAACCCTTTCTACATCTTCCAGCTCTTCAGTGTTATTCTTTGGAGCGCTGACGAATACTACTACTACGCCGTGGCCATTGTCTTCATGTCCGTCATATCGATAGCTACCTCTTTGTACACCATCAAAAAG caataTGTTATGCTGCACGACATGGTGTCAGCCCACAGCATTGTACgagtgtctgtctgcagagcCAACAATG AGATAGAGGAGGCCATGTCCACCGACCTGGTCCCCGGCGACGTCATGGTCATTCCAACCAATGGGACCATCATGCCCTGTGACGCCGTGCTGATCAGCGGCACGTGCATCGTCAATGAGAGCATGCTCACAG GTGAGAGTGTGCCCGTCACCAAGACCAACTTGCCCAATCTGGGGCACATTGTGAAGGGGGCAGAGGGTGATTCTGTCTACAGCATGGAGGAGCACAAAAGGCACACACTCTTCTGTGGCACCAATGTCATCCAGACGCGATTCTACTCAGGGGAGCTGGTCAAGGCCGTGGTGGTCAGGACAG gCTTCAGTACTGCTAAGGGACAGCTGGTGCGCTCCATCCTGTACCCCAAACCCACCGACTTCAAGCTGTACCGTGACGCGTACCTCTTCCTGCTGTGCCTGGTGGCCGTGGCAGGGGTTGGCTTCGTCTACTCCATTGTCCTCAGCGTCATGAATAAG GTGCCGGCCAAAACCATCATCATCGAGTCGCTGgacatcatcaccatcacagtGCCCCCCGCCCTGCCGGCCGCCATGACGGCGGGCATCGTCTATGCCCAGCGCCGCCTCAAGCGCATCGGCATCTTCTGCATCAGCCCGCAGAGGATCAACATCTGCGGCCAGCTCAACTTGGTGTGCTTTGACAAG ACTGGCACACTCACTGAGGATGGACTGGACCTGTGGGGAATCCAGCGGGTGGAGAGCGGCAG GTTCCGCCTCTCGGAGGAGAATGCCTACAAGGAGTCCCTGGTTAAGTCCCAGTTTGTGGCCTGCATGGCCACGTGCCATTCACTGACCAAGATTGAGGGGCAGCTGTCTGGTGACCCTCTTGACCTCAAGATGTTCGAGGCCACGGGCTGG ATCCTGGAGGAggccacagaggaagagacatCTCTCCACAACCGCATCATGCCTACCGTAGTGCGGCCGCCCAAGCAGCTGCTCCCGGAGCCTGCCGCGTCCCCCGAGCAGGACATG gAGCTGTATGAGCTGTCG GCGTCCTATGAGATCGGGATCGTGCGCCAGTTCCCCTTCtcctcagcactgcagaggATGAGCGTGGTGGCTCGTCTGCTGGGGGAGAAGCGCATGGATGCCTACCTCAAGGGGGCGCCGGAGGTGGTGGCCAGCCTCTGCAAACAGGAAACgg TACCGGAGAACTTCTCTGAGGTTCTGGAAGACTACACCAAGCAGGGCTTTCGAGTCATCGCCCTGGCCCACCGCCGACTGGAGTCCAAACTCACCTGGCACAAAGTGCAGAATGTCAACAG GGACCACATTGAGACCAACATGGAATTCTTGGGGCTGATCATCATGCAGAACAAACTGAAAGCGGAGACTCCAGGGGTGCTGGAAGACCTCAGGCGAGCCAATATCCGCACCGTGATGGTCACCG GGGACAACATGCTCACAGCGATATCAGTGGCACGAGACTGTGGGATGATCCCCCCACAAGACCGAGTCATTATTGCAGATGCTCTACCTCCCAAAGATGGCCAGGCAGCCAAGATCAACTGGCGCTATGCAGATAACCCCATCAAACAAGCCAACAAGAGTGCCCACCTTGAG GAAGTGGAGATCAGCTTTGAGGAGGTCGACCCCCGGGAGGAGCCCAAACTGCAGGAGCAGTATCACTTTGCCATGAGTGGGAAGTCCTTCGCTGTGATCACAGAGCACTTCCAGGATCTGGTCCAGAAG CTGGTTCTTCATGGCACCGTATTTGCCAGGATGGCCCCAGATCAGAAGACTCAGCTGGTGGAGGCACTGCAGAGTGTAGA ttattttgtgGGGATGTGTGGTGATGGAGCCAACGACTGTGGT GCCCTAAAGAGAGCACATAGTGGGATTTCCCTGTCAGAGCTAGAGGCCTCAGTGGCCTCCCCCTTCACTTCACGGACCCCCAACATCTCCTGTGTGCCCAGTCTGATCAG GGAGGGGCGCGCGGCCCTCATCACGTCTTTCTGCGTGTTCAAGTTCATGGCCCTGTACAGCATCATCCAGTACATCAGTGTGACTCTCCTTTACTCT ATCCTGAGTAACCTGGGAGACTTCCAGTTCCTCTTCATTGACATTGCCATCATTCTGCTCATTGTCTTCACAA TGAGTCTCAATCCTGCCTGGAAGGAGCTGGTGCCCCGCCGGCCGCCCTCAGGCCTCATCTCGGGGCCCCTGCTCTTCTCTGTGCTCACCCAGATCCTCATCTGCCTGGGTTTCCAgaccctctccttcctctgggTCCGGAACCAGAGCTGGTACGAAATGTGGACGCCCATCTCTGA TGTCTGCAGCATATCCTCCAATACTACTTCCTCCGCTCATGATAATGAAACCGAACTCGACGACCACAACATTAAAAACTACGAAAACACTACCCTGTTCTACGTGTCATCCTTCCAATATCTCATCGTCGCCATCGTGTTCTCCAAGGGGAAGCCTTTCCGCCAGCCAAGTTACAAAAACT GGCCATTCTTGCTGTCTGCGTTCAGCCTGTATGTCTTCCTGTTCTTTATCATGCTTCATCCGGTCTCTGCCATTGATGAATTTTTGGAG ATTGTGTGCGTTCCTTTTGAGTGGCGCCTCCGAAtggtcatcatcatcataggTAACgctgctgtctctgtcctcaTGGAG ACCCTCATCCTTGACATCGTCTTATGGAAGCTTGTGTTCAGCCGAGACAAGCAGGGCGCCTATGGGGCCACCTCTGCCGCCCAGACACCTCAG ACGGGCATTGACCTGTGGGGGTCCAAATGCCTTTCCTGGCTATGCTGCCGAAGGAGGAAGAGCCCGAAAGCACGCTACATGCACCTGGCCCAGGAGCTGCGGGTCGACCCTGACTGGCCCCCCAAACCCAAGACCACCACTGAGGCCAAAGCGCCCCCCTGTCCCGAGAATGGCTCATACCAAATCATGTCCGCCTCGTAg
- the atp13a3 gene encoding probable cation-transporting ATPase 13A3 isoform X2, giving the protein MEKDDLKIVNKGLEDEMEILGYKPCRWKMALVGVGVLATGGFLLLLLYWMPEWCVKSTCTRTTIREAEMVLLRSTDEFKRWFLAKVRVMLAPGRNPFDSLDSQTTPTVANGHTPHPSDSPPEDLIRKYAEYQPVQIRYFTLHSTKYYWNDAIQNFEVLMGLEDLGVTCSSVHSDHSAGLTRNLQDYRRLFFGVNEIAVKVPSVFKLLIKEVLNPFYIFQLFSVILWSADEYYYYAVAIVFMSVISIATSLYTIKKQYVMLHDMVSAHSIVRVSVCRANNEIEEAMSTDLVPGDVMVIPTNGTIMPCDAVLISGTCIVNESMLTGESVPVTKTNLPNLGHIVKGAEGDSVYSMEEHKRHTLFCGTNVIQTRFYSGELVKAVVVRTGFSTAKGQLVRSILYPKPTDFKLYRDAYLFLLCLVAVAGVGFVYSIVLSVMNKVPAKTIIIESLDIITITVPPALPAAMTAGIVYAQRRLKRIGIFCISPQRINICGQLNLVCFDKTGTLTEDGLDLWGIQRVESGRFRLSEENAYKESLVKSQFVACMATCHSLTKIEGQLSGDPLDLKMFEATGWILEEATEEETSLHNRIMPTVVRPPKQLLPEPAASPEQDMELYELSASYEIGIVRQFPFSSALQRMSVVARLLGEKRMDAYLKGAPEVVASLCKQETVPENFSEVLEDYTKQGFRVIALAHRRLESKLTWHKVQNVNRDHIETNMEFLGLIIMQNKLKAETPGVLEDLRRANIRTVMVTGDNMLTAISVARDCGMIPPQDRVIIADALPPKDGQAAKINWRYADNPIKQANKSAHLEEVEISFEEVDPREEPKLQEQYHFAMSGKSFAVITEHFQDLVQKLVLHGTVFARMAPDQKTQLVEALQSVDYFVGMCGDGANDCGALKRAHSGISLSELEASVASPFTSRTPNISCVPSLIREGRAALITSFCVFKFMALYSIIQYISVTLLYSILSNLGDFQFLFIDIAIILLIVFTMSLNPAWKELVPRRPPSGLISGPLLFSVLTQILICLGFQTLSFLWVRNQSWYEMWTPISDVCSISSNTTSSAHDNETELDDHNIKNYENTTLFYVSSFQYLIVAIVFSKGKPFRQPSYKNWPFLLSAFSLYVFLFFIMLHPVSAIDEFLEIVCVPFEWRLRMVIIIIGNAAVSVLMETGIDLWGSKCLSWLCCRRRKSPKARYMHLAQELRVDPDWPPKPKTTTEAKAPPCPENGSYQIMSAS; this is encoded by the exons ATGGAGAAGGATGACCTGAAGATTGTGAACAAGGGGCTGGAGGATGAGATG GAGATCTTGGGGTATAAGCCATGCCGCTGGAAGATGGCTCTGGTGGGTGTAGGGGTGCTGGCCACGGGgggcttcctgctgctgctgctctacTGGATGCCTGAGTGGTGTGTGAAGAGCACCTGCACCCGGACCACCATCAGAGAGGCCGAGATGGTGCTGCTCAGATCCACT gatgAGTTTAAACGCTGGTTCCTCGCGAAGGTACGGGTGATGCTGGCCCCAGGGAGGAACCCATTCGACAGCCTGGATTCCCAGACCACCCCAACTGTGGCCAATggccacaccccccacccctccgaCAGCCCCCCAGAGGACCTCATCAGGAAGTATGCAGAGTACCAGCCCGTGCAG attCGTTACTTTACACTCCACAGCACAAAGTACTACTGGAATGATGCCATCCAGAATTTCGAAGTATTAAT GGGCTTAGAGGACCTTGGAGTGACCTGCTCCTCTGTCCATTCTGACCACAGCGCAGGCCTGACCAGAAACCTGCAAGACTACAG GAGACTGTTTTTTGGAGTGAATGAAATTGCAGTGAAAGTGCCTTCAGTATTCAAGCTGCTAATTAAAGAG GTCCTGAACCCTTTCTACATCTTCCAGCTCTTCAGTGTTATTCTTTGGAGCGCTGACGAATACTACTACTACGCCGTGGCCATTGTCTTCATGTCCGTCATATCGATAGCTACCTCTTTGTACACCATCAAAAAG caataTGTTATGCTGCACGACATGGTGTCAGCCCACAGCATTGTACgagtgtctgtctgcagagcCAACAATG AGATAGAGGAGGCCATGTCCACCGACCTGGTCCCCGGCGACGTCATGGTCATTCCAACCAATGGGACCATCATGCCCTGTGACGCCGTGCTGATCAGCGGCACGTGCATCGTCAATGAGAGCATGCTCACAG GTGAGAGTGTGCCCGTCACCAAGACCAACTTGCCCAATCTGGGGCACATTGTGAAGGGGGCAGAGGGTGATTCTGTCTACAGCATGGAGGAGCACAAAAGGCACACACTCTTCTGTGGCACCAATGTCATCCAGACGCGATTCTACTCAGGGGAGCTGGTCAAGGCCGTGGTGGTCAGGACAG gCTTCAGTACTGCTAAGGGACAGCTGGTGCGCTCCATCCTGTACCCCAAACCCACCGACTTCAAGCTGTACCGTGACGCGTACCTCTTCCTGCTGTGCCTGGTGGCCGTGGCAGGGGTTGGCTTCGTCTACTCCATTGTCCTCAGCGTCATGAATAAG GTGCCGGCCAAAACCATCATCATCGAGTCGCTGgacatcatcaccatcacagtGCCCCCCGCCCTGCCGGCCGCCATGACGGCGGGCATCGTCTATGCCCAGCGCCGCCTCAAGCGCATCGGCATCTTCTGCATCAGCCCGCAGAGGATCAACATCTGCGGCCAGCTCAACTTGGTGTGCTTTGACAAG ACTGGCACACTCACTGAGGATGGACTGGACCTGTGGGGAATCCAGCGGGTGGAGAGCGGCAG GTTCCGCCTCTCGGAGGAGAATGCCTACAAGGAGTCCCTGGTTAAGTCCCAGTTTGTGGCCTGCATGGCCACGTGCCATTCACTGACCAAGATTGAGGGGCAGCTGTCTGGTGACCCTCTTGACCTCAAGATGTTCGAGGCCACGGGCTGG ATCCTGGAGGAggccacagaggaagagacatCTCTCCACAACCGCATCATGCCTACCGTAGTGCGGCCGCCCAAGCAGCTGCTCCCGGAGCCTGCCGCGTCCCCCGAGCAGGACATG gAGCTGTATGAGCTGTCG GCGTCCTATGAGATCGGGATCGTGCGCCAGTTCCCCTTCtcctcagcactgcagaggATGAGCGTGGTGGCTCGTCTGCTGGGGGAGAAGCGCATGGATGCCTACCTCAAGGGGGCGCCGGAGGTGGTGGCCAGCCTCTGCAAACAGGAAACgg TACCGGAGAACTTCTCTGAGGTTCTGGAAGACTACACCAAGCAGGGCTTTCGAGTCATCGCCCTGGCCCACCGCCGACTGGAGTCCAAACTCACCTGGCACAAAGTGCAGAATGTCAACAG GGACCACATTGAGACCAACATGGAATTCTTGGGGCTGATCATCATGCAGAACAAACTGAAAGCGGAGACTCCAGGGGTGCTGGAAGACCTCAGGCGAGCCAATATCCGCACCGTGATGGTCACCG GGGACAACATGCTCACAGCGATATCAGTGGCACGAGACTGTGGGATGATCCCCCCACAAGACCGAGTCATTATTGCAGATGCTCTACCTCCCAAAGATGGCCAGGCAGCCAAGATCAACTGGCGCTATGCAGATAACCCCATCAAACAAGCCAACAAGAGTGCCCACCTTGAG GAAGTGGAGATCAGCTTTGAGGAGGTCGACCCCCGGGAGGAGCCCAAACTGCAGGAGCAGTATCACTTTGCCATGAGTGGGAAGTCCTTCGCTGTGATCACAGAGCACTTCCAGGATCTGGTCCAGAAG CTGGTTCTTCATGGCACCGTATTTGCCAGGATGGCCCCAGATCAGAAGACTCAGCTGGTGGAGGCACTGCAGAGTGTAGA ttattttgtgGGGATGTGTGGTGATGGAGCCAACGACTGTGGT GCCCTAAAGAGAGCACATAGTGGGATTTCCCTGTCAGAGCTAGAGGCCTCAGTGGCCTCCCCCTTCACTTCACGGACCCCCAACATCTCCTGTGTGCCCAGTCTGATCAG GGAGGGGCGCGCGGCCCTCATCACGTCTTTCTGCGTGTTCAAGTTCATGGCCCTGTACAGCATCATCCAGTACATCAGTGTGACTCTCCTTTACTCT ATCCTGAGTAACCTGGGAGACTTCCAGTTCCTCTTCATTGACATTGCCATCATTCTGCTCATTGTCTTCACAA TGAGTCTCAATCCTGCCTGGAAGGAGCTGGTGCCCCGCCGGCCGCCCTCAGGCCTCATCTCGGGGCCCCTGCTCTTCTCTGTGCTCACCCAGATCCTCATCTGCCTGGGTTTCCAgaccctctccttcctctgggTCCGGAACCAGAGCTGGTACGAAATGTGGACGCCCATCTCTGA TGTCTGCAGCATATCCTCCAATACTACTTCCTCCGCTCATGATAATGAAACCGAACTCGACGACCACAACATTAAAAACTACGAAAACACTACCCTGTTCTACGTGTCATCCTTCCAATATCTCATCGTCGCCATCGTGTTCTCCAAGGGGAAGCCTTTCCGCCAGCCAAGTTACAAAAACT GGCCATTCTTGCTGTCTGCGTTCAGCCTGTATGTCTTCCTGTTCTTTATCATGCTTCATCCGGTCTCTGCCATTGATGAATTTTTGGAG ATTGTGTGCGTTCCTTTTGAGTGGCGCCTCCGAAtggtcatcatcatcataggTAACgctgctgtctctgtcctcaTGGAG ACGGGCATTGACCTGTGGGGGTCCAAATGCCTTTCCTGGCTATGCTGCCGAAGGAGGAAGAGCCCGAAAGCACGCTACATGCACCTGGCCCAGGAGCTGCGGGTCGACCCTGACTGGCCCCCCAAACCCAAGACCACCACTGAGGCCAAAGCGCCCCCCTGTCCCGAGAATGGCTCATACCAAATCATGTCCGCCTCGTAg